The following are from one region of the Paenalkalicoccus suaedae genome:
- a CDS encoding bifunctional 2',3'-cyclic-nucleotide 2'-phosphodiesterase/3'-nucleotidase, which produces MKKLTMGAMSAALLAATVVPTAASANTEVTPQDDTHTLAIMGTTDIHAHLMPYDYMTDEPNNTYGLSKVMSVVEEQREKFANTLLIDNGDIVQGSILGNMETILNDLPEGEVNTIIQAMNYMDYDAAALGNHEFNFGLPILDQMIETSDFPWLGANVFDADTDEHAYEPYVLLDREVDGEQITVGVTGFVPPQIMIWDKIHLDGNIYVDPIVETAERIIPEMKEQGADIIIVAAHSGLSESDTSGENAALELTKVEGIDALITGHLHYDFPGDTARFADYEGVDLEKGTINGVPTVMPSSWGRLLGMIELELTHDNGEWEVVDGMGYNISTADYEPHQGIVDIAQDLHERTIEYVNGPVGETAREMNTYFARVMDNAVVQLVNEAQIDFANTFVSGTEYESMPILSAAAPFQAARFGPDYYTNVQDTLAIRDVADIYIYDNTLHIVKVNGADVRRWLEYSARQFNQIDPTETDAQNLTNLDFRGFNFDVIEGIEYEIDVTKPVNERIVTLNYNGEAVDTDDEFLVVTNNYRASGGGDHLLGAESVEAVYEGTEENREVIIEYIRNEGTVDVLPSNNWQIKPFEAAGPVTFQSSPDAEAYIARAGKEDFITYLSEDAQGFGVYEYNTLASHFDSEPAPGPGVPNPFSDLEETTSGFSSMMWAYQAGIINGHEDGTFRPNASVSRAEVATMLTRALELPFDGDKQFRDVVPGSFFEDYIQATVAAGVFNGISDTEFAPRNPILRGQVAATLVRGFDLEGTSETPFTDIDGSFYQDYVETLYAAGVISGVSAAEFGTYQELTRRDFVVLLDRLMN; this is translated from the coding sequence ATGAAGAAGCTTACCATGGGTGCCATGTCAGCCGCGTTACTCGCAGCTACGGTCGTACCTACAGCAGCATCAGCAAACACCGAAGTGACGCCTCAAGATGACACGCATACACTTGCGATCATGGGGACAACAGACATTCACGCACATCTTATGCCGTATGATTACATGACAGATGAGCCCAACAATACATATGGACTCTCTAAAGTCATGAGCGTAGTGGAGGAGCAACGCGAGAAATTTGCTAACACACTCCTTATTGACAACGGAGATATCGTCCAAGGAAGCATTCTAGGAAACATGGAAACAATCTTAAATGACCTGCCAGAGGGCGAGGTTAATACAATCATTCAAGCGATGAACTATATGGACTATGATGCAGCAGCGCTTGGGAATCACGAGTTCAACTTTGGTTTACCGATTTTAGACCAAATGATTGAGACTTCCGACTTCCCGTGGCTTGGTGCAAACGTTTTTGATGCAGATACAGATGAACATGCTTATGAGCCTTACGTGCTACTTGACCGGGAAGTCGACGGCGAGCAAATTACCGTTGGTGTTACTGGTTTTGTCCCTCCACAAATTATGATTTGGGATAAGATCCACCTCGATGGCAACATTTACGTGGATCCGATCGTGGAGACGGCGGAGCGCATTATCCCTGAAATGAAGGAGCAAGGTGCCGATATTATTATCGTCGCGGCTCACTCAGGACTATCTGAATCCGATACGTCGGGAGAAAATGCTGCGCTTGAACTGACCAAAGTAGAAGGCATTGATGCTCTAATTACGGGACATTTACATTACGACTTCCCAGGAGATACAGCTAGATTTGCCGATTATGAAGGGGTAGATCTCGAGAAGGGTACGATCAACGGTGTACCGACCGTGATGCCTAGCTCGTGGGGGCGCTTGCTCGGAATGATCGAGCTTGAGCTTACGCACGACAACGGGGAGTGGGAGGTTGTTGATGGCATGGGCTACAACATCTCGACTGCTGACTATGAGCCGCACCAGGGGATTGTGGATATTGCGCAGGACTTGCATGAGCGCACGATTGAGTACGTGAATGGTCCTGTGGGTGAAACCGCGCGTGAGATGAACACATATTTCGCTCGCGTGATGGATAATGCCGTTGTACAACTTGTAAATGAGGCGCAAATCGATTTTGCCAACACGTTTGTGTCCGGCACGGAGTACGAGTCGATGCCGATTCTTTCGGCAGCAGCCCCATTCCAGGCCGCACGATTTGGTCCAGACTATTACACGAATGTCCAAGATACGCTTGCGATTCGTGACGTAGCGGACATTTATATTTACGATAATACGCTTCACATTGTGAAGGTCAATGGCGCTGACGTGCGTCGTTGGTTAGAGTATTCAGCTCGTCAGTTCAATCAAATTGATCCGACTGAGACGGATGCACAAAACTTAACAAACTTAGATTTCCGTGGCTTTAACTTTGATGTCATTGAAGGTATTGAGTACGAGATTGATGTAACGAAGCCTGTGAACGAGCGTATTGTAACGCTTAACTACAATGGCGAAGCAGTTGATACAGACGACGAGTTCCTTGTTGTAACGAATAACTACCGTGCTTCTGGCGGTGGGGATCACCTTCTTGGCGCAGAAAGCGTAGAGGCTGTGTATGAGGGTACAGAGGAAAACCGTGAAGTTATTATTGAGTATATCCGTAACGAAGGCACAGTAGATGTCCTGCCTTCAAACAACTGGCAGATTAAGCCGTTTGAAGCAGCGGGTCCTGTGACGTTCCAATCGTCTCCTGATGCAGAAGCGTACATTGCGCGCGCTGGTAAGGAAGACTTTATCACGTACTTAAGCGAGGACGCGCAAGGCTTTGGCGTGTATGAGTACAACACGCTTGCGTCTCACTTTGATAGTGAGCCTGCGCCAGGTCCTGGAGTACCAAATCCTTTCTCTGATTTGGAAGAAACAACGTCTGGTTTTTCTTCGATGATGTGGGCGTATCAAGCTGGCATTATTAACGGACACGAAGACGGCACGTTCCGTCCAAACGCAAGCGTATCTCGTGCTGAGGTTGCTACGATGCTAACGCGCGCGCTTGAATTACCGTTTGATGGTGACAAGCAATTCCGTGATGTCGTTCCTGGATCGTTCTTTGAGGACTACATTCAGGCAACGGTTGCAGCTGGTGTCTTCAACGGCATCTCTGACACAGAGTTTGCACCACGTAACCCAATCCTTCGTGGACAGGTTGCAGCGACATTAGTACGTGGTTTTGATTTAGAGGGTACGTCTGAGACTCCGTTTACGGATATCGACGGTTCGTTCTATCAGGACTATGTAGAGACGTTGTATGCTGCTGGTGTAATAAGTGGGGTTTCGGCTGCGGAGTTTGGGACGTATCAAGAGTTGACGCGTCGTGACTTTGTGGTGTTGCTTGATCGTTTGATGAACTAA
- a CDS encoding methyl-accepting chemotaxis protein, giving the protein MRLSIRTKLLSFIPLMIVVVLFITAISYSFAKGEIEDQIQERLARQAGETAGQMERELAEHQRLGETLAQIIGEEGSELEEADYAALQARLLQLNEATFGIGVWFEPFTYEEETEYFGPYSYEDGETIVYTDEYNTAEYDYPSQDWYTTGTEAGQASWTTPYYDEALDTVLVTTSIPFYGPDGALSGVISADMDAAQIQQIAETLEVGEDGWAFLMDDTGAFLAHPEATTLADDPVLEQISGNFINDGTVQASFLEGDAIVSHSQLDQNGWTLGLVLPESEVYAGLNSLLRNIAIIAGILLLLTAAAMFLLAGRITKPILALNEEVKHVAKGDLSRHLSIKANDETGELTASFNAMVTNLRALVDSVRKSVHTSADAVSQLSAVSEETMASSEEISRAIQDVASGATNAASSAESSAQKTAELSDQLSGLVAITVSLNKQAQEVNTTNQAGSEQTSLLQIKAKQTDSMIGRVEDVVKELSARMDEISSIVGTIASISEQTNLLALNASIEAARAGEHGRGFAVVADEVRKLAEETSNATGHIRSSMEEIQGKTTTASSEMASARKLSTEQFTITENTVASFEEIASRNDEMNLLVTQMTDGIKSIEQNKEEVLASIADIAAVIEESAAASEEVSASAEEQLNALKTIAYSAEDLQESSEQLKQQIEQFKS; this is encoded by the coding sequence ATGAGGCTATCGATTCGAACGAAGCTACTTAGTTTTATTCCGCTTATGATCGTGGTGGTGCTTTTTATAACAGCCATAAGCTATAGCTTTGCTAAAGGAGAAATTGAGGACCAGATTCAGGAGCGCCTTGCGCGTCAGGCAGGTGAAACCGCTGGACAAATGGAGCGGGAGCTTGCAGAACATCAGCGACTGGGGGAAACACTCGCCCAAATAATCGGAGAGGAAGGCTCTGAGCTCGAAGAAGCAGACTATGCAGCGTTGCAGGCGCGTTTGTTGCAATTAAACGAAGCGACGTTTGGCATCGGTGTCTGGTTTGAGCCGTTTACGTATGAGGAAGAGACTGAATATTTTGGTCCTTACAGCTATGAAGACGGGGAAACAATTGTCTATACAGATGAATATAACACAGCCGAATATGACTACCCTTCACAAGATTGGTATACAACTGGTACAGAAGCAGGTCAAGCTTCTTGGACAACGCCTTATTACGATGAAGCATTGGATACAGTTTTGGTCACAACGAGCATTCCTTTTTACGGTCCTGATGGAGCACTTAGCGGAGTTATTTCTGCCGACATGGACGCAGCGCAAATTCAGCAGATAGCCGAAACTCTTGAAGTGGGAGAGGATGGCTGGGCATTTTTAATGGATGATACAGGAGCGTTTCTCGCTCATCCGGAGGCTACGACACTTGCTGATGATCCTGTTCTTGAGCAAATAAGTGGTAACTTCATCAATGATGGTACTGTACAAGCTTCTTTTTTAGAGGGAGATGCTATTGTATCTCACAGCCAACTTGATCAAAACGGTTGGACGCTCGGTCTCGTTCTACCAGAATCAGAAGTATATGCCGGATTAAACTCGTTGCTCCGCAATATCGCGATCATTGCAGGTATCCTCTTACTACTTACTGCGGCTGCTATGTTCCTATTGGCTGGAAGAATTACGAAGCCGATTCTTGCACTAAATGAAGAAGTGAAACACGTAGCCAAAGGTGATTTATCGCGACATCTTTCTATAAAAGCCAATGATGAAACCGGAGAACTGACCGCAAGCTTTAACGCGATGGTTACTAATTTGCGCGCACTGGTGGATTCTGTCCGCAAATCGGTGCATACTTCTGCAGATGCTGTTTCTCAGCTGAGTGCGGTCTCTGAAGAAACGATGGCATCTAGCGAAGAAATCTCCCGCGCGATTCAGGATGTCGCTAGTGGTGCAACAAATGCAGCGAGCTCAGCAGAATCGTCTGCACAAAAAACAGCAGAGCTTTCCGATCAGCTCTCTGGACTTGTCGCCATTACAGTCTCATTAAATAAGCAAGCACAGGAAGTAAACACGACAAATCAAGCTGGCAGTGAACAGACATCTCTATTGCAAATAAAAGCTAAACAAACAGATAGCATGATCGGTCGTGTAGAGGATGTCGTAAAGGAGCTATCAGCACGTATGGACGAAATTTCCTCCATTGTTGGAACAATAGCTTCTATTTCAGAGCAGACAAATCTTTTAGCATTAAATGCCTCTATTGAAGCTGCTCGCGCCGGTGAGCACGGCCGCGGATTTGCAGTCGTAGCAGATGAAGTACGCAAGCTTGCAGAAGAAACCTCCAATGCTACTGGTCATATCCGCAGTTCGATGGAAGAGATTCAGGGGAAAACGACTACTGCCTCTTCGGAAATGGCAAGTGCTAGAAAGCTTTCTACCGAGCAGTTTACTATTACAGAAAACACGGTTGCTTCCTTCGAAGAAATTGCCTCACGCAATGATGAAATGAATCTACTTGTTACACAAATGACTGACGGGATAAAAAGCATTGAACAAAATAAAGAAGAAGTGTTGGCATCTATTGCTGATATTGCTGCAGTCATAGAGGAAAGTGCTGCAGCATCTGAAGAAGTAAGTGCATCCGCTGAAGAACAGCTGAACGCGTTGAAAACAATTGCCTATTCTGCAGAAGATCTACAGGAATCAAGTGAGCAACTAAAGCAGCAAATTGAGCAGTTTAAGTCTTAG
- the gnd gene encoding phosphogluconate dehydrogenase (NAD(+)-dependent, decarboxylating), producing MKIGLIGLGKMGFNLGLNLLDHKHEVVANDVNEAQVRALQSEGAIPAASIEETVQQLESGKRVLWLMVPAGEITEDLVLRLNDLLDAGDIVIDGGNSNYKDSLRRAELLKENGIHFVDVGTSGGVNGAREGACMMVGGDTDVIKQIEPIFNDATVENGYHHAGAPGSGHFLKMIHNGIEYGMMQSIAEGFDILEKSQFDFDYEQVAKVWNNGSVIRSWLMELTENAFSKDPKLDQIKGVMNSSGEGKWTVETALDLEVPAPVIALSLMMRHRSLEDDTFTGKVVAALRNEFGGHAVVKK from the coding sequence ATGAAAATTGGATTAATCGGACTCGGCAAAATGGGGTTTAATCTCGGATTAAATCTACTCGATCACAAGCACGAAGTCGTCGCAAACGACGTCAACGAAGCCCAAGTACGAGCGCTTCAAAGCGAGGGAGCAATTCCGGCAGCAAGTATAGAAGAAACGGTGCAACAGCTAGAAAGCGGCAAGCGTGTACTCTGGCTCATGGTACCTGCAGGAGAGATCACGGAGGATCTTGTTTTACGTTTAAATGATCTGTTGGACGCAGGGGACATCGTCATTGACGGCGGAAACTCGAACTACAAAGACTCGCTCCGTAGAGCAGAGCTATTAAAGGAAAACGGCATACACTTTGTCGACGTTGGTACAAGCGGTGGCGTAAACGGCGCTCGCGAAGGAGCCTGCATGATGGTTGGCGGCGATACGGACGTTATCAAGCAAATCGAGCCTATCTTCAACGATGCCACTGTTGAAAACGGGTACCACCACGCTGGCGCACCAGGAAGCGGACATTTCCTAAAAATGATCCACAATGGTATTGAGTACGGCATGATGCAATCCATTGCAGAAGGCTTTGATATTTTAGAAAAGAGCCAGTTTGACTTCGATTACGAGCAGGTCGCAAAAGTATGGAATAACGGATCGGTTATCCGTTCATGGCTCATGGAGCTTACGGAAAACGCATTTTCCAAAGATCCAAAGCTCGATCAAATTAAAGGCGTCATGAACTCATCGGGAGAAGGCAAGTGGACGGTAGAGACGGCACTAGATCTTGAAGTACCAGCGCCAGTCATCGCGCTTTCGCTTATGATGCGCCATCGTTCATTAGAGGACGATACGTTTACAGGTAAGGTAGTGGCGGCGTTGCGTAATGAGTTTGGTGGGCATGCGGTTGTGAAGAAGTAG
- a CDS encoding MurR/RpiR family transcriptional regulator: MSQFDQGLCKHRIKASYHEFRAKEKVIADYIMEHPEKIIHSSISQVADNLNVAEATVFRFCKRIGFKGYQAMKIALASEVVNDVKDIHEKIHEDDDEKSIAEKVFKSNIRTLEDTLSVMDADKMKQAVDILCNAQRIEFYGNGGSGVIAQDAHHKFIRTGIPSAAYSDSHLQMMSASQLTSKDAVVLISHSGANRDILQTLEVAQEHGVPTIGITSLAKSPLSEQVDVALFTLSEETEYRSEALASRLAQLSLIDALYVNVSIRKKEQMQESVTKMRQAISRTRM; this comes from the coding sequence ATGTCACAGTTCGATCAAGGCCTCTGTAAACATCGTATTAAGGCCTCATACCATGAGTTTCGTGCAAAAGAAAAGGTGATTGCCGACTACATCATGGAGCATCCTGAAAAAATAATTCACTCGAGCATTAGTCAAGTAGCCGACAACCTGAATGTTGCGGAAGCTACCGTCTTTCGTTTCTGTAAAAGAATCGGATTTAAGGGCTATCAGGCGATGAAGATCGCGCTCGCCTCTGAGGTCGTGAATGATGTGAAGGATATTCACGAAAAGATTCATGAGGATGACGATGAGAAGAGCATTGCAGAAAAAGTATTTAAATCAAACATTCGCACGCTTGAGGACACGCTATCGGTGATGGACGCCGATAAGATGAAGCAAGCCGTCGATATTTTATGCAACGCACAGCGTATCGAGTTTTACGGGAACGGAGGCTCCGGCGTGATCGCGCAGGACGCTCATCACAAATTTATTCGCACGGGCATCCCGTCAGCGGCTTACAGCGACTCCCACTTACAAATGATGTCTGCGTCGCAGCTTACAAGCAAGGATGCGGTCGTACTCATTTCACACTCGGGTGCCAATCGCGACATTTTACAAACGCTAGAAGTTGCGCAGGAGCACGGTGTCCCTACAATCGGGATCACCTCGCTCGCCAAATCACCATTAAGCGAGCAAGTCGACGTAGCCCTATTCACTCTTTCTGAGGAAACCGAGTACCGCTCCGAAGCACTCGCTTCGCGCCTTGCGCAGCTCAGTTTAATCGACGCACTCTATGTGAACGTTAGCATTCGCAAAAAGGAACAAATGCAAGAATCTGTTACGAAAATGCGACAAGCCATTTCACGAACCAGAATGTAA
- a CDS encoding gluconokinase yields MSKQYVMGLDIGTTSAKAVIFTKHGDVVSEAEVGYATLHPAPGWCEQDPLEIEAAAIEAIHTAMTRSAIDKEAIISVGLSSAMHSLICVDAANTPLSPSITWADGRSAALADELRATDIGERIYLATGTPLHPMSPLLKLLWMQENKYEPYLKAAKFLSIKEFLTSRWFGEDAVDYSIASATGLFNIYTRQWHEEALSLASIRENQLSRPVPATHLFTGLDVDIAEQMRLDPNTPFVAGGSDGPLANLGIGAINPGETAITIGTSGAIRQMSAAPHTDSRQEVFCYAFTDDLWVLGGPTNNGGNVLEWLKNTIGHAELTAALETQQDPFDVLIDAANQVAPGADQLLFLPYLNGERAPHWDASARGAFIGLCSTHTSHHMARAGLEGVLYAILSVAESLEALTGETEKLYANGGFARSEIWVQMLADMFGREVHLPVSHQSSAWGAAWVSLYAVGEVTDLRAIKQSIPMKGVVVPDMEKHEVYRKMFEVFREMYGVVGGSVRKLQRV; encoded by the coding sequence ATGAGTAAACAGTATGTAATGGGACTTGATATAGGCACGACAAGCGCAAAGGCCGTTATTTTTACGAAGCACGGCGATGTGGTTTCAGAAGCAGAAGTGGGCTATGCTACCTTGCATCCAGCGCCAGGCTGGTGCGAGCAGGATCCGCTCGAGATCGAGGCCGCAGCGATTGAGGCGATTCATACCGCGATGACGCGTAGCGCAATCGATAAAGAGGCGATCATCTCGGTCGGCCTCTCCTCAGCGATGCACTCGCTCATCTGCGTCGATGCCGCCAACACGCCCCTCTCCCCTTCTATCACATGGGCTGACGGGCGTAGCGCGGCCCTCGCGGATGAGCTACGCGCGACCGATATAGGCGAACGCATTTATCTTGCAACCGGGACACCGCTCCACCCCATGTCCCCGTTACTAAAGCTTCTTTGGATGCAGGAAAATAAGTACGAGCCTTATTTGAAGGCAGCAAAATTTCTTTCTATTAAGGAATTTCTCACCTCGCGCTGGTTTGGCGAGGATGCCGTCGATTATTCGATCGCGTCGGCAACGGGGCTATTCAATATTTATACGAGGCAGTGGCACGAGGAGGCGCTCTCGCTAGCGAGCATTCGGGAGAATCAGCTATCGCGTCCCGTCCCAGCTACCCACCTTTTCACAGGTCTTGATGTCGATATAGCAGAACAAATGAGACTTGATCCAAACACGCCATTTGTGGCTGGCGGTAGCGACGGTCCGCTTGCAAACCTCGGCATTGGCGCGATTAACCCGGGTGAAACAGCCATCACCATCGGCACGAGTGGCGCAATCCGACAAATGTCCGCCGCTCCTCACACCGACTCTCGTCAAGAGGTCTTCTGCTACGCGTTTACCGACGATCTTTGGGTGCTCGGCGGTCCAACAAACAACGGTGGCAACGTATTAGAGTGGCTTAAAAACACTATCGGCCACGCCGAATTGACTGCCGCTTTAGAAACACAGCAAGACCCCTTTGACGTATTAATTGATGCCGCAAACCAAGTGGCGCCTGGGGCGGATCAACTCTTGTTTCTCCCCTATTTAAACGGCGAACGTGCGCCTCACTGGGACGCATCTGCTAGAGGCGCATTTATTGGCCTATGTAGCACGCACACAAGCCACCACATGGCTCGAGCTGGTTTAGAAGGCGTGCTCTATGCGATTTTAAGCGTCGCAGAATCACTTGAAGCTTTAACGGGTGAAACAGAGAAGCTCTACGCAAACGGCGGCTTCGCTCGCTCCGAGATATGGGTGCAAATGCTCGCCGATATGTTCGGCAGAGAGGTTCACCTGCCGGTATCCCACCAGAGCTCGGCATGGGGTGCGGCGTGGGTGAGTTTGTATGCGGTCGGTGAAGTGACAGACTTGCGTGCGATCAAGCAGTCGATTCCGATGAAGGGTGTTGTGGTGCCGGATATGGAGAAGCATGAGGTGTATAGGAAGATGTTTGAAGTGTTCCGGGAGATGTATGGAGTTGTAGGGGGTTCTGTTAGGAAGCTCCAGCGGGTGTAG